A genomic region of Methanothermobacter sp. CaT2 contains the following coding sequences:
- a CDS encoding EamA family transporter → MNYFVFALLAALMFGLAPVFSKIGLEGLNPGVALTIRSSVITMIMLIWVMFNGGAEALSEAGPRGWFFLALDGISAALMGQLFYYYALKSGDASVVVPVVAAFPIFTVMVAALLLDESITATRLAGLMMVVAGVILVRM, encoded by the coding sequence TTGAACTACTTTGTCTTCGCCCTACTTGCAGCTCTCATGTTCGGTCTTGCCCCTGTCTTCAGCAAGATAGGTCTTGAGGGGCTTAACCCCGGTGTTGCCCTAACCATAAGGAGTTCGGTGATAACCATGATCATGCTCATATGGGTCATGTTCAATGGGGGTGCGGAGGCGCTTTCAGAGGCAGGTCCCAGGGGATGGTTCTTTCTGGCTCTTGATGGGATATCAGCGGCCCTCATGGGACAGCTATTCTACTACTACGCCCTCAAGTCGGGGGATGCCTCTGTGGTTGTCCCGGTGGTTGCAGCCTTCCCCATCTTCACGGTGATGGTTGCGGCACTACTTCTGGATGAGAGCATAACGGCGACAAGGCTTGCCGGCCTTATGATGGTTGTTGCTGGTGTGATCCTTGTTAGAATGTGA
- the galE gene encoding UDP-glucose 4-epimerase GalE, whose translation MILIVGGAGYIGSHVNKFLSERGYETLILDNLTRGHRDFVKWGEFIEGNLGDRRLLDRTFETHDVDAVMHFAAFTDVGESVLKPGRYYHNNVVNTINLLDSMVDHGVRDFIFSSTCAVYGNPMEIPISEEHPLNPISPYGRSKLMVEEILKDYRDAYGLNYVSLRYFNAAGADPEGEVGELHNPETHLIPIILDVALGLRDAVRIFGTDYPTPDGTCVRDYIHVMDLADAHWRALRYLEGGESGVFNLGNGNGFSVREVIETCREVTGASINAVEDDRRPGDPPELVGSAGRARRVLGWRPEFTELEDIIETAWNWHSRIRGGIS comes from the coding sequence ATGATACTAATCGTTGGCGGAGCAGGATACATCGGGTCACATGTCAATAAATTTCTATCAGAGAGGGGATACGAAACCCTCATCCTTGATAACCTCACAAGGGGCCACAGGGATTTTGTTAAGTGGGGTGAATTCATAGAGGGTAACCTGGGTGATAGGAGACTCCTTGACAGGACCTTTGAAACCCATGACGTGGATGCAGTCATGCACTTCGCAGCCTTCACAGATGTCGGTGAATCGGTCCTCAAACCAGGAAGGTACTACCATAACAACGTCGTGAACACCATAAACCTCCTGGATTCCATGGTGGACCATGGCGTCAGGGACTTCATATTTTCATCCACCTGTGCAGTCTACGGGAACCCCATGGAGATACCAATAAGCGAGGAACACCCCCTCAACCCCATAAGCCCCTATGGCAGATCCAAACTCATGGTTGAGGAGATACTGAAGGACTACAGGGATGCCTATGGTCTCAACTATGTCTCGCTCCGCTACTTCAATGCAGCCGGAGCAGACCCTGAAGGGGAGGTGGGAGAGCTTCATAACCCTGAAACGCACCTTATACCCATCATTCTGGATGTTGCCCTGGGTCTGCGGGACGCCGTGCGGATATTCGGCACAGATTACCCCACACCCGACGGAACATGTGTGAGGGACTACATCCACGTTATGGACCTGGCAGATGCCCACTGGAGGGCGCTCAGATACCTTGAGGGTGGAGAAAGCGGGGTTTTCAACCTTGGAAACGGGAACGGCTTCTCAGTCAGAGAGGTTATAGAGACCTGCAGGGAGGTCACAGGTGCCAGTATAAATGCTGTTGAGGATGACCGAAGACCAGGTGATCCGCCGGAACTCGTGGGCAGTGCCGGTAGGGCCAGGAGAGTCCTTGGCTGGAGGCCGGAATTCACAGAACTCGAGGATATAATAGAAACCGCATGGAACTGGCATTCAAGGATCAGAGGGGGGATCTCATGA